A window from Lachnoanaerobaculum umeaense encodes these proteins:
- the pheT gene encoding phenylalanine--tRNA ligase subunit beta, which produces MDTALSWIKAYVPDLEVTPSEYTDAMTLTGTKVEGYKELDKNLEKIVVGEILSIEKHPDADKLIICQVDVGNEKIQIVTGAPNVLVGDKVPVVLDGGKVAGGHDGSPLPENGIKIKKGKLRGVESFGMMCSIDELGQDKNYFPDAPENGIYILPKDTKVGIDVIELLGLRDTVFEYEITSNRVDCYGVIGIAREAAATFKKKFVLPQVNTTGNAENVNDYLSVEVKDETLCKRYVARVVKNIKLAPSPTWMQERLRAVGIRPINNIVDITNYVMAEYGQPMHAFDYNLIEGQKIIVDRAKDGDEFETLDGVVRKLDSDILMINDAKKAVAIAGIMGGENSKITDDVSTMIFECATFDGTNIRLSSKRIGLRTDSSGKFEKGLDPNNAYAAMMRACSLVEELGAGEVVGGTIDIYPIKAVESRVAFEPERINKLLGTSISKEDMLEIFDRIELQYDKETNEIVAPTFRQDIHFMADLAEEVARFFGYDKIPTTLPKSSATIGGISHKLEIEELAREVAKFLGFSEAMNYSFESAKVFDKLGLSKNSHYRNAIEISNPLGEDFRMMRTQAVNGILNSLSTNYNRRNKDVHLFELANIYIPKELPLKELPDERMQFVLGFYGKENFFDMKGVVEEFLYTLGITGKLYYDPSCTEEFLHPGRKADIVFDGVRIGYLGEVHPIVCENYKLGEKTYIAVIDLPNVIPFVSFDIKYTGIAKYPAISRDISLVVPRSVLVGEIEDIILENGGINLESFNLFDIYEGDQIEAGFKSVAYSLTFRNKERTLLDADVNEVMDKILKKLEDKNIRIRS; this is translated from the coding sequence ATGGATACAGCATTATCATGGATAAAGGCCTATGTGCCTGATTTGGAAGTGACTCCAAGTGAATATACAGATGCAATGACTCTTACCGGAACCAAGGTAGAGGGCTATAAAGAATTAGATAAAAATCTTGAGAAAATAGTAGTAGGTGAGATACTTTCAATAGAGAAACATCCTGATGCGGATAAGCTCATTATTTGTCAGGTAGATGTAGGAAATGAGAAAATACAGATAGTTACAGGAGCACCTAATGTTTTGGTAGGTGATAAGGTGCCTGTGGTTTTGGACGGTGGAAAGGTTGCAGGTGGACATGATGGAAGTCCATTGCCTGAAAATGGTATAAAGATAAAGAAGGGTAAGCTTCGTGGAGTGGAGTCATTTGGAATGATGTGTTCTATTGATGAGCTTGGTCAGGACAAGAACTATTTTCCTGACGCACCTGAAAATGGCATCTATATCTTGCCAAAAGATACTAAGGTTGGAATTGATGTTATAGAGCTTCTTGGACTTAGAGATACTGTATTTGAGTACGAAATTACATCAAACAGGGTGGACTGCTACGGAGTAATAGGAATTGCAAGAGAGGCCGCCGCCACATTTAAGAAAAAGTTCGTTTTACCGCAGGTAAATACTACAGGAAATGCTGAGAATGTAAATGATTACTTAAGTGTGGAAGTAAAGGATGAGACTCTTTGTAAGAGGTATGTTGCAAGAGTTGTTAAAAATATAAAGCTTGCACCTTCACCGACTTGGATGCAGGAGAGACTTCGTGCAGTGGGAATCAGACCGATAAATAATATAGTCGATATTACAAATTATGTTATGGCAGAGTATGGTCAGCCTATGCATGCCTTTGACTACAATCTGATCGAAGGACAAAAAATAATTGTAGACAGGGCAAAGGATGGAGATGAGTTTGAGACTCTTGATGGAGTAGTAAGAAAGCTTGATAGTGATATTTTGATGATAAATGATGCTAAAAAAGCTGTAGCTATTGCCGGAATAATGGGTGGAGAAAACTCAAAGATAACAGATGATGTAAGTACAATGATATTTGAATGTGCTACATTTGATGGGACAAATATCAGACTTTCATCAAAGAGAATAGGACTTCGTACAGATTCATCAGGAAAGTTTGAAAAGGGTCTTGATCCAAATAATGCTTATGCTGCCATGATGAGAGCCTGTTCTTTGGTGGAAGAACTTGGCGCAGGTGAGGTAGTAGGCGGAACTATAGATATTTATCCGATAAAGGCGGTAGAGTCAAGAGTAGCTTTTGAGCCTGAAAGAATCAATAAATTACTTGGAACTTCTATCTCAAAGGAAGATATGCTTGAAATCTTTGATAGAATTGAGTTACAATATGATAAAGAGACTAACGAGATAGTAGCTCCTACATTTAGGCAGGATATTCATTTTATGGCGGATTTGGCCGAGGAAGTAGCAAGATTCTTTGGATATGATAAGATACCTACGACATTGCCAAAATCAAGTGCCACTATAGGTGGTATTAGCCATAAACTTGAAATAGAAGAGCTTGCAAGAGAAGTAGCGAAATTCTTAGGATTCTCAGAGGCTATGAACTATTCATTTGAGAGTGCGAAGGTGTTTGACAAGCTTGGATTGTCAAAAAATAGCCACTATAGAAATGCTATTGAAATATCAAATCCTCTTGGTGAAGATTTTAGAATGATGAGAACACAGGCTGTAAATGGTATATTGAACTCACTTTCAACAAATTACAATAGAAGAAATAAGGATGTACATTTATTTGAACTTGCAAATATCTATATTCCAAAGGAGCTTCCTTTAAAGGAATTGCCTGATGAGAGAATGCAGTTTGTTCTTGGCTTCTATGGTAAGGAAAACTTCTTTGATATGAAGGGAGTTGTAGAGGAGTTCTTATACACTTTAGGAATTACAGGAAAGCTTTACTATGATCCAAGTTGTACGGAAGAATTTTTACATCCGGGAAGAAAGGCTGATATAGTATTTGATGGCGTTCGCATTGGATATTTGGGAGAGGTACATCCAATTGTATGTGAAAACTATAAATTGGGTGAGAAGACCTATATTGCAGTAATTGATTTACCGAATGTAATTCCATTTGTAAGCTTTGATATCAAATATACAGGTATAGCAAAGTATCCTGCAATTTCAAGAGATATTTCCTTGGTAGTACCAAGAAGCGTGTTGGTAGGTGAGATTGAGGATATAATTTTAGAAAATGGCGGAATTAATCTGGAGTCATTCAACTTATTTGATATCTATGAGGGGGATCAAATAGAGGCAGGATTTAAGTCTGTGGCTTATTCTCTTACATTTAGAAACAAGGAGAGAACTCTTCTTGATGCAGATGTGAATGAAGTGATGGATAAGATATTAAAGAAGCTTGAGGATAAAAATATTAGAATCAGATCCTAG
- a CDS encoding bacterial Ig-like domain-containing protein, translating into MVRSRGRKNKNKSFIRYFCLFVLSVILLTSLLIGDDTRAYGEGRNAIFKNPINPDYESNDNGVKTSFRLRALNNLSGETEYGSNAMSLISVSEEDNRRSTIKNFADVLDMDIYSNLCFNANVENSSDVERDISFDIILPLKTDGRVSELRLINSGLDIFKGDLSGVDIKYELDGKFITEGERKSGKQLDFNKVKSIKIEGKIAAGQKFEGLLPMEIVEHKLVIEKKDDFVDDLKTIVEVNTNNIFDFKLNYRFPIKKELNLSIATCHGSDRMEDFSNGKIVGIARRDEESYDILPNDIIERFPGANTAFFSMFTVDDKKDAFVNDYSFVSIYTKELQDLVKDRGYSLLIRNGTLQNKYSFIVGEKKHIYEDGLELHLGKKDKYNHSLSKVYVEFQKVLDCKDIEIVQGSEWKKFDNLLSAKIQNGDEITEIDRSKIKVEGSVDTKQKGEYNVKYSYELLPNLWISNTARVKVVEKNEVSQTQSESKGGSNVRIE; encoded by the coding sequence ATGGTTAGAAGTAGAGGAAGGAAAAATAAAAACAAATCTTTTATTAGGTACTTTTGTCTTTTTGTGCTGTCTGTTATATTGCTTACTTCTTTACTGATTGGAGATGACACCAGAGCATATGGAGAAGGAAGAAATGCTATCTTTAAAAATCCTATCAATCCGGATTATGAAAGCAATGATAATGGAGTAAAGACATCATTCAGATTGAGAGCACTTAATAATTTGAGTGGAGAAACTGAATATGGTTCAAATGCAATGTCTTTGATATCCGTAAGCGAGGAAGACAATAGAAGAAGTACAATAAAGAATTTTGCTGATGTACTGGATATGGATATATACAGCAATCTGTGTTTTAATGCAAATGTAGAAAACAGTTCAGATGTAGAAAGAGATATAAGCTTTGATATTATATTGCCGCTTAAAACAGATGGCAGAGTATCAGAGCTTAGATTGATAAACTCAGGACTTGATATATTTAAAGGCGATTTGAGTGGAGTAGATATAAAGTATGAGTTGGATGGAAAGTTCATTACAGAAGGTGAAAGGAAATCCGGAAAGCAATTAGATTTTAATAAGGTAAAGTCTATTAAGATAGAGGGCAAAATCGCAGCCGGTCAGAAGTTTGAAGGACTTTTACCTATGGAAATTGTAGAACATAAGCTGGTTATAGAAAAAAAGGATGATTTTGTAGATGATTTGAAGACTATTGTGGAAGTAAATACCAATAATATCTTTGATTTTAAGCTCAACTATAGATTTCCCATTAAAAAAGAGTTAAATCTCAGTATTGCGACATGCCATGGAAGTGATAGAATGGAAGATTTCTCAAATGGTAAAATCGTAGGTATAGCAAGAAGAGATGAGGAAAGCTATGATATATTGCCAAATGATATTATAGAGAGATTCCCAGGTGCTAATACTGCATTTTTCTCAATGTTTACTGTTGATGATAAAAAAGATGCTTTTGTAAATGATTATAGTTTTGTGAGTATTTATACAAAGGAATTACAGGACTTGGTAAAGGATAGAGGATATTCACTGCTTATAAGAAATGGTACATTACAGAATAAATATAGTTTTATAGTAGGCGAAAAAAAGCATATATATGAGGATGGACTTGAGCTACACTTGGGTAAAAAAGATAAATATAATCATTCATTGTCTAAAGTATATGTAGAATTTCAAAAGGTACTTGATTGCAAAGATATCGAAATAGTGCAGGGTAGTGAGTGGAAAAAATTTGACAATCTGTTATCTGCAAAGATTCAAAACGGTGATGAAATTACAGAAATCGACAGAAGCAAAATAAAGGTAGAAGGAAGTGTGGATACAAAGCAAAAGGGTGAATATAATGTGAAGTATTCATATGAGTTATTGCCAAATCTATGGATCAGTAATACTGCCAGGGTAAAAGTAGTCGAAAAAAATGAAGTATCTCAGACTCAGAGTGAGAGCAAAGGTGGAAGCAATGTAAGGATAGAATAA
- a CDS encoding ISNCY family transposase gives MDEQRKYEVIKGLVDHPDTANKDRAALILGCTKRHINRMIQGYIKDGKAFFIHGNRGKKPATTICPDIRSQVLDLYRTKYYEANFEHFTELLKKHEGISISSSSVMSILESEYILSPKATKAKRRRIKQTLRAKKEAATSKRELSQIQANLVAVEDAHSRRPRCAYFGELLQMDATPYEWVPGQIWHLHLAIDDASGVVTGAWFDTQETLNGYYHVFEQILTDYGIPYKFLTDKRTVFTYKKKGALSDDKDTYTQFAYACKQLGTQLESSSVPQAKGRIERLNQTLQSRLPIEFRLAGVTDIHKANEFIYHYIKEFNEKFALPLYGIKSVFETQPSKEKINLTLAVLTERTVDAGHAIQFEKKFYKMIDNKGLQTHYRKGTKVMLIKAFDRSMFVCVNDKDIYALEEIPAHEHKSKDLDADYKQPKPRKPYIPPMNHPWRLDAFNKFAHSQPHRIEEDIKSA, from the coding sequence ATGGATGAACAAAGAAAGTATGAAGTTATCAAAGGTCTGGTAGATCACCCCGATACAGCTAATAAGGATAGAGCTGCTCTTATCCTAGGATGCACCAAAAGGCATATAAACCGTATGATACAGGGTTATATTAAAGATGGTAAGGCATTCTTTATTCATGGTAACAGAGGCAAAAAGCCGGCTACCACTATCTGTCCTGATATCAGAAGTCAGGTTCTTGATCTATACAGAACTAAATACTACGAAGCTAACTTTGAACACTTTACAGAGCTTCTAAAAAAGCATGAAGGCATAAGTATCTCTTCTTCCTCTGTAATGAGTATTTTGGAGTCAGAGTACATTCTATCTCCAAAGGCTACAAAAGCTAAGCGTAGACGCATTAAGCAAACTCTCAGAGCTAAGAAGGAAGCTGCAACATCAAAAAGGGAATTATCACAGATACAAGCTAACTTAGTAGCAGTTGAAGATGCTCACAGTCGTCGTCCAAGATGTGCTTATTTTGGTGAATTGCTTCAGATGGATGCTACCCCTTATGAATGGGTGCCGGGACAGATATGGCATCTACATTTGGCTATTGATGATGCCTCAGGTGTTGTCACAGGTGCCTGGTTTGATACTCAGGAAACTCTTAATGGATACTACCATGTATTTGAGCAGATTCTTACTGATTATGGTATTCCTTATAAGTTTCTTACTGATAAACGAACTGTATTTACTTACAAGAAAAAAGGTGCCTTATCTGACGACAAAGACACCTATACACAGTTTGCATACGCCTGTAAGCAACTTGGCACACAGCTTGAATCAAGCAGCGTACCACAGGCTAAAGGACGTATAGAACGATTGAATCAGACTTTACAGTCACGCCTGCCTATTGAGTTTAGACTCGCAGGCGTAACCGATATCCATAAAGCCAATGAATTCATTTACCACTACATAAAAGAATTCAATGAGAAGTTCGCACTTCCACTTTATGGTATCAAATCTGTCTTTGAAACGCAACCATCTAAAGAAAAAATAAATCTTACTTTGGCGGTTTTAACTGAGAGAACTGTTGATGCCGGACATGCGATTCAATTCGAGAAGAAATTTTATAAGATGATAGATAATAAAGGATTGCAGACCCATTATCGAAAAGGTACCAAGGTTATGCTTATCAAGGCATTTGATAGGTCTATGTTTGTGTGCGTAAATGACAAAGATATTTATGCACTGGAAGAAATACCGGCTCATGAGCATAAATCTAAGGACTTGGACGCTGACTACAAACAGCCAAAACCTAGAAAGCCTTATATACCTCCAATGAACCATCCTTGGAGATTGGATGCCTTTAATAAATTCGCACACTCACAGCCACACAGAATTGAAGAAGACATAAAAAGTGCATAA
- the secG gene encoding preprotein translocase subunit SecG: MVILNRIISIIFVLVCVFLTAVVLFQEGNEQGLGSIGGIADTYWGKNRGRSVEGLLEKLTKVAAALFLILALVLNIVK, translated from the coding sequence ATGGTTATTTTAAATAGGATTATTTCAATAATATTTGTTTTAGTATGTGTTTTCCTAACTGCAGTAGTATTATTCCAGGAAGGAAATGAGCAGGGGCTTGGCTCAATCGGTGGTATTGCTGATACATATTGGGGTAAGAATAGAGGCCGTTCAGTAGAAGGTTTGCTTGAGAAGCTGACCAAGGTTGCTGCAGCACTGTTCTTAATTTTAGCATTAGTTTTAAATATTGTTAAATAA
- the rnr gene encoding ribonuclease R → MDKGLEKRKKIVMDFVESPMYVPMKAKELALFFNIEKERRTELDEVLKELVLEGRLEISKRGKYKKPEHRYLLGEFMANPKGFGFVRVDDRDSDIFIPSECTANAMNGDTVKVVIDIESGEKRAEGHIIGIEKHANVQIVGYYKKNNTFGFVLPDDAKLLKDIYIPAGRDKGAKTGDKVVVEITDFGDHKKKPEGKVIEVLGKNTDAGVDILSIIRAFGLPENFNDEVENELRKIPSTVLEKDKKGRLDFRDLVTVTIDGEDAKDLDDAITLERNGNIWHLGVHIADVTHYVRENTALDKEALHRATSIYLVDRVIPMLPRKLSNGICSLNQGEDRLALSCMMEIDEKGNIIGHNICESIINVNERMTYNAVNEIITDSNEVTKQRYSDYIELFNNFKLVSELLRGARTKRGSIDFDLPESKVILDKNGKAIDIKPYDRNAATKLIEDFMLAANETVAEDFFWQDLPFIYRVHENPDPEKIKSLAIFINNFGYTLRRKNDEVSPKELQKLLASIEGSDAEGVISRIALRSMKQARYDTSCIGHFGLAARYYTHFTSPIRRYPDLQIHRIIKENIRNGISDKRTEHYRAILDSVALQSSQMERRAEEAERETVKYKKCEYMLSHLGEEFDGIISGVTGFGIFVELENTVEGFIRIADLEGDYFVYNEAGYELVGEITKKKFVLGQKVRVKVYDIDRLAKRIDFKLVKEKDGRRD, encoded by the coding sequence ATGGATAAGGGTTTAGAAAAAAGAAAAAAAATAGTGATGGACTTTGTAGAAAGTCCTATGTATGTACCTATGAAAGCAAAGGAGTTAGCTCTCTTTTTCAATATTGAAAAAGAGAGAAGAACTGAGCTTGATGAGGTATTGAAAGAATTGGTATTAGAGGGAAGGTTGGAGATAAGCAAAAGGGGTAAGTACAAGAAACCTGAGCATAGATACTTATTGGGAGAGTTTATGGCAAATCCGAAAGGCTTTGGTTTTGTAAGAGTGGATGATAGAGATTCGGATATATTTATTCCATCAGAGTGTACTGCCAATGCTATGAATGGTGATACTGTAAAAGTGGTAATAGATATTGAAAGTGGTGAAAAAAGAGCTGAAGGTCATATAATAGGCATAGAGAAGCATGCCAATGTTCAGATAGTGGGATATTATAAAAAGAATAATACATTTGGATTCGTACTACCTGACGATGCTAAGCTTTTAAAAGATATATACATTCCTGCAGGTAGAGATAAAGGTGCGAAGACCGGAGATAAAGTAGTGGTGGAAATTACAGACTTTGGTGATCATAAGAAAAAGCCTGAAGGCAAGGTGATAGAAGTTCTAGGTAAGAATACAGATGCCGGTGTGGATATACTTTCTATAATAAGAGCATTTGGGCTACCTGAAAACTTTAATGATGAAGTGGAAAATGAGCTTAGAAAGATTCCAAGTACTGTGCTTGAAAAAGACAAAAAGGGTAGGCTGGATTTTAGAGACTTAGTGACTGTAACCATAGACGGTGAGGATGCAAAGGATCTGGATGATGCTATAACATTGGAAAGAAATGGGAATATATGGCATTTGGGAGTACATATTGCTGATGTTACACATTATGTGAGAGAGAATACAGCGCTTGATAAGGAGGCATTACACAGAGCTACAAGCATATATCTTGTAGATAGGGTTATACCTATGTTGCCAAGAAAACTAAGCAATGGTATATGTTCATTAAATCAGGGCGAAGACAGACTAGCACTTTCATGTATGATGGAGATAGATGAAAAGGGCAATATAATAGGTCATAATATCTGTGAGAGTATCATAAATGTAAATGAAAGAATGACTTATAATGCAGTAAATGAAATTATAACAGATTCAAATGAGGTGACTAAGCAAAGATATAGCGATTATATAGAGCTTTTTAATAATTTCAAGTTGGTATCGGAGCTTCTTAGAGGTGCAAGAACAAAGAGAGGATCCATAGATTTTGATTTACCTGAGAGCAAGGTAATACTTGATAAAAATGGAAAGGCTATAGATATAAAACCATATGACAGAAATGCAGCGACAAAGCTTATAGAGGATTTTATGCTTGCTGCAAATGAAACTGTGGCAGAGGACTTTTTCTGGCAAGATTTACCATTCATTTATAGAGTACATGAAAATCCGGATCCTGAAAAGATAAAAAGTCTGGCAATATTTATAAATAACTTTGGATATACACTCAGAAGAAAAAATGATGAGGTATCACCAAAGGAACTCCAAAAACTCTTGGCAAGTATTGAGGGAAGTGACGCCGAGGGAGTTATATCAAGGATTGCACTTCGAAGCATGAAGCAGGCAAGATATGATACCTCATGTATAGGTCATTTTGGATTGGCAGCCAGATACTACACACATTTCACATCACCAATCAGAAGGTATCCCGATCTGCAAATACATAGGATAATAAAAGAAAACATAAGGAATGGGATTTCTGATAAGCGTACAGAACATTATAGAGCAATTTTGGACAGTGTGGCATTACAATCATCACAGATGGAAAGAAGAGCGGAGGAAGCTGAAAGAGAGACTGTAAAGTATAAAAAATGTGAGTATATGCTAAGTCATCTTGGAGAAGAATTTGATGGTATTATCAGTGGAGTTACAGGTTTTGGTATATTTGTAGAGCTTGAAAATACAGTTGAAGGCTTTATAAGAATCGCTGATTTGGAAGGTGATTACTTTGTTTATAATGAAGCAGGATATGAGCTTGTGGGAGAGATTACAAAAAAGAAATTTGTTTTGGGTCAAAAAGTCAGAGTAAAGGTATATGATATAGATAGACTTGCAAAAAGAATTGACTTTAAACTTGTAAAGGAGAAAGATGGCAGAAGGGATTAA
- the smpB gene encoding SsrA-binding protein SmpB — MAEGIKIIANNKKAYFDYFILENYETGIELFGTEVKSVRMGHVSIKESWIRIDKGELFIMGMHINPYEKGNIFNKDPLRVRKLLMHKKEILKLDAKLNEKGLTIVPLKVYLKGSLVKMEIGLAKGKKNYDKRETLAKKTQQREIEKAMKRSMR, encoded by the coding sequence ATGGCAGAAGGGATTAAAATTATAGCAAATAACAAAAAAGCATATTTTGATTATTTTATATTGGAAAACTATGAGACCGGTATTGAACTTTTTGGAACTGAGGTAAAGTCAGTAAGAATGGGACATGTTTCAATAAAAGAATCTTGGATAAGAATTGATAAGGGTGAGCTTTTCATTATGGGAATGCATATCAATCCATATGAGAAAGGTAATATATTTAATAAAGATCCTTTGAGAGTAAGAAAACTGTTGATGCATAAGAAAGAGATCTTGAAGCTGGATGCTAAGCTTAATGAAAAAGGTCTGACTATAGTACCTCTAAAGGTATATTTAAAGGGCAGTCTGGTAAAGATGGAAATAGGATTGGCAAAGGGAAAGAAAAACTATGATAAGAGAGAAACCCTTGCTAAGAAAACACAGCAGAGAGAGATAGAAAAGGCAATGAAGAGAAGTATGAGGTAG
- a CDS encoding LysM peptidoglycan-binding domain-containing protein translates to MRKLFLTFIFALFLVSFLLGKVDTTRASMDRENIRYTSVKVKYGDSLDTISKEYNNTGMSHEEYIDSIMEMNRMDSNKVHPGCFILVSYKVER, encoded by the coding sequence ATGAGAAAATTATTTTTAACTTTTATTTTTGCTTTGTTTTTAGTAAGTTTTTTATTGGGTAAGGTAGATACCACCAGAGCAAGTATGGATAGAGAAAATATAAGGTATACCTCTGTGAAAGTAAAATACGGAGACAGCTTGGACACTATATCAAAAGAATATAATAATACAGGTATGTCACATGAGGAATATATAGATAGTATAATGGAGATGAATAGAATGGACAGTAATAAGGTTCATCCGGGTTGCTTTATACTTGTAAGCTATAAGGTGGAAAGATAG
- a CDS encoding tyrosine-type recombinase/integrase, whose amino-acid sequence MPDYKYSEQVDIENIQKLREMLSGLPPFFKDFFRGIEPRTQSRTQIAYAYDIKIFLQFLLSENPNLKKKYSKISDIPISVLESLSVTDIEEYMEYLKYRDTDGRKISNKENAIKRKISTLKSVFKYFYRVEKISENIMERVQLPKLHSKEIIRLDIDEVSMIIDEAEKGEGLSERQKAYHEKTKIRDVAILSLLLGTGIRVSECVGLNISDVDFKNNGILIHRKGGKEVTIYFSDEVKEAMQNYFDERVLILEESGHEGALFLSMQNKRLSVRSVENLVRKYARIITPLKKITPHKLRSTYGTNLYKETGDIYLVADVLGHSDVNTTKKHYAAIEDDRRRSARNMVKLREK is encoded by the coding sequence ATGCCTGATTATAAATATAGTGAACAAGTTGATATAGAAAATATACAAAAACTCAGAGAAATGCTCTCTGGGCTACCTCCATTTTTCAAAGACTTTTTTCGTGGTATTGAACCTCGCACACAGTCAAGAACTCAAATAGCCTATGCCTATGATATAAAGATCTTTCTACAGTTTTTGTTAAGTGAAAATCCAAATCTAAAAAAGAAATATTCCAAAATATCTGACATTCCTATTTCTGTACTTGAAAGTCTAAGTGTAACTGATATTGAAGAGTATATGGAATACTTAAAATATCGTGACACTGATGGTAGGAAGATATCTAATAAGGAAAATGCAATAAAGAGGAAGATATCTACTTTGAAAAGTGTTTTCAAATACTTTTATAGAGTGGAAAAAATCAGTGAAAATATAATGGAAAGAGTGCAGCTACCAAAATTACATTCAAAAGAAATCATCAGATTAGATATTGATGAAGTTTCAATGATTATTGATGAAGCTGAAAAAGGTGAGGGGTTAAGCGAAAGACAAAAAGCATATCATGAAAAGACAAAGATTAGAGATGTGGCAATACTATCACTGCTACTTGGTACCGGTATAAGAGTTTCTGAATGTGTAGGACTTAATATATCCGATGTGGATTTTAAAAACAATGGTATATTGATTCACAGAAAAGGTGGCAAAGAAGTTACTATATATTTTTCTGATGAGGTAAAAGAGGCAATGCAAAATTATTTTGATGAAAGAGTTTTAATTTTGGAAGAAAGCGGACATGAGGGTGCTCTATTTCTTTCAATGCAAAACAAAAGACTCTCTGTAAGAAGTGTAGAAAATCTTGTCAGAAAATATGCACGAATAATTACTCCTTTAAAGAAAATCACTCCGCATAAGCTTCGTTCTACTTATGGCACCAATCTATACAAGGAAACCGGTGATATCTACCTGGTTGCAGATGTACTTGGACATAGTGATGTAAATACTACTAAGAAACACTATGCAGCTATAGAAGATGATAGGCGAAGAAGTGCAAGAAATATGGTAAAGCTTAGGGAGAAATAA